One window of Halorubrum depositum genomic DNA carries:
- a CDS encoding helix-turn-helix domain-containing protein, with translation MRELVFALEYEPGCNRVADALADHPDARVRSLSLHATAERLWRVAHATGTPEALNAIEDAFLNGDYYADCLATEDCNATQTTRVLDRTDNALILYSDWERTPTCASVPHIARDHLGDGVLFETRHEGRHYTWRLIHSGDGDVAAFFDALKVAVGECAQMEMLRTADTTSARGSDGTPSGLPPAQEAALQAAVEHGYYESPREVDVGELAEHLDVPRSTLTYRLRRAEEHLAKQHVAGERVAEERLASH, from the coding sequence ATGCGCGAACTCGTCTTCGCTCTCGAATACGAGCCCGGCTGCAACAGGGTGGCGGACGCCCTCGCCGACCACCCCGACGCTCGCGTTCGCTCGCTCTCGCTGCACGCCACTGCCGAGCGTCTCTGGCGGGTCGCCCATGCCACCGGTACGCCTGAGGCGCTCAACGCCATCGAGGACGCCTTTCTCAACGGCGACTACTACGCTGACTGTCTCGCCACCGAGGACTGCAACGCCACACAGACCACCCGCGTCCTCGACCGCACGGACAACGCGCTCATCCTCTACTCAGATTGGGAGCGCACTCCGACCTGCGCCTCAGTCCCCCACATCGCTCGCGACCACCTCGGCGACGGCGTGCTGTTCGAGACTCGTCACGAGGGCCGCCACTACACGTGGCGACTCATCCACTCCGGCGATGGCGACGTGGCGGCGTTCTTCGACGCTCTCAAAGTCGCCGTCGGGGAGTGCGCCCAGATGGAGATGCTCCGCACAGCGGACACAACATCAGCTAGGGGAAGCGACGGAACACCAAGTGGATTGCCTCCAGCCCAAGAGGCTGCTCTCCAGGCCGCCGTCGAACACGGCTACTACGAATCACCCCGCGAGGTCGATGTTGGAGAACTCGCAGAGCATCTCGACGTGCCACGGTCAACACTCACCTACCGACTCCGTCGGGCGGAAGAACATTTGGCGAAGCAACATGTCGCCGGCGAGCGGGTAGCGGAAGAACGGCTGGCATCCCACTGA
- a CDS encoding DUF6735 family protein has translation MGHRALVAYERTDGQYTLHYSHWGAANLKLKHRISAETPFGGEDTDSKWAKQLLAELADGLETDAVDGYLAGEDRPSTVVELKPRATGLTLDEIVADHLDYLHHEAFFVVSTTFEVTAYRTLWFGLQYDSETVEQGETVGNGALATVRWYDGEPVGDGHLQGQFAALKDVIGDMLDKGVFTPSTARQYLKRKLAERVGDRQELLIPTGESPFETASLGKP, from the coding sequence ATGGGTCACCGCGCACTCGTTGCGTACGAACGGACAGACGGACAGTACACGCTCCACTACTCTCATTGGGGTGCTGCGAATCTCAAGCTCAAACACCGAATATCGGCCGAAACACCGTTCGGTGGCGAAGACACCGACTCCAAGTGGGCGAAACAGCTGCTGGCGGAGTTAGCCGATGGCCTCGAGACAGATGCGGTCGACGGCTACCTCGCTGGCGAAGATCGGCCGTCGACGGTCGTGGAGCTGAAGCCCCGCGCCACCGGGCTCACGCTCGACGAGATCGTCGCGGACCATCTCGACTATCTCCACCACGAGGCGTTCTTCGTGGTGTCGACGACGTTCGAGGTGACCGCCTATCGGACGCTGTGGTTCGGCCTGCAGTACGATTCGGAGACAGTCGAACAGGGAGAGACGGTCGGGAACGGTGCGCTCGCGACGGTGCGTTGGTACGACGGCGAGCCGGTCGGCGACGGCCACCTGCAGGGCCAGTTCGCGGCCCTCAAAGACGTCATCGGCGATATGCTCGACAAGGGCGTCTTCACGCCGTCGACGGCGAGACAGTATCTGAAACGGAAGCTGGCCGAGCGAGTCGGAGACCGACAGGAGCTGCTCATTCCGACCGGAGAATCACCCTTCGAGACAGCGAGTCTCGGCAAGCCGTAA
- a CDS encoding biosurfactant protein 1 produces the protein MTDQYADYEVLRPLGEATHVPDDQLASSSGEPRRQRSGGVDAGYPDDPTEGETECDSCGASIPAGQSKCRFCLTNHLEAADDQDTSTDEQTLLHIIHIVVEASTFYGAVAKGSAAATLLAKGDDDPVVDDCKLIYDLDEEPAPQLVDQWPSLPSATRVTSECGNQLLAAARERTAWTETTQPRHDGEHTTFLYEETGSGVRSEDRLVSLREDADDDLWLVPAISLQESVDKTDTEQSRRERPNRIHLECRECGRETKHRFREFEAVPDDEWTGQPMWGCQRCGTPRYGPEPEAGQ, from the coding sequence ATGACCGACCAGTACGCCGACTACGAAGTCCTCCGACCGCTCGGCGAAGCGACCCACGTTCCCGACGATCAACTCGCCAGTAGTAGTGGCGAGCCCCGGCGGCAACGCTCTGGTGGCGTCGACGCGGGCTATCCAGACGACCCGACAGAAGGTGAGACCGAGTGCGATTCCTGTGGAGCGTCGATCCCCGCTGGCCAGTCGAAGTGCCGGTTCTGTCTCACCAACCATCTCGAAGCAGCCGACGATCAGGACACATCGACTGATGAACAGACTCTCCTCCATATCATCCACATAGTCGTTGAGGCGTCGACGTTCTACGGCGCCGTCGCGAAGGGATCTGCTGCGGCCACCCTCCTCGCGAAGGGAGATGATGACCCAGTAGTCGATGACTGCAAGCTAATCTACGATCTCGACGAGGAACCGGCCCCACAGCTTGTCGATCAGTGGCCCTCGCTCCCCTCGGCGACACGAGTCACGTCTGAATGTGGTAATCAGCTGCTCGCGGCTGCTCGTGAGCGGACGGCGTGGACAGAGACGACGCAGCCCCGTCACGACGGCGAGCACACGACGTTTCTCTATGAGGAAACCGGGAGTGGGGTTCGCTCCGAAGATCGTCTTGTAAGCCTCCGTGAGGACGCAGACGACGACCTCTGGCTGGTGCCAGCGATTTCGCTCCAGGAATCCGTTGACAAAACTGATACCGAACAGTCACGACGCGAGCGCCCAAACAGAATTCACCTCGAGTGTCGGGAGTGTGGTCGGGAGACTAAGCATCGTTTTCGCGAATTCGAGGCGGTCCCCGATGACGAGTGGACCGGGCAGCCAATGTGGGGCTGTCAGCGGTGCGGCACGCCACGCTACGGGCCCGAACCCGAAGCCGGTCAGTAA
- a CDS encoding transcription initiation factor IIB: MAIRDIYETSFDEDGQTESNPNQCPECDGRVTTNAVETICEECGLVIDDQRIDHGPEWRAFDEDERERTGAPLTAARHDRGLSTEIGHGTDANGNSLSEQKRRRLFRMRREQTRGRFQSKAERNLAHGLSEVRRISSTLELSETIRDQACQLFRSAQNEDLLQGRSIEAMAAASVYGACRCNGRPRTLNDITESARVEQSRVTNAYTTLNTELGLPAQPVTPSAFVPRLASELDVSDQIRQRARQLAEASESTGATTGVRPSGFAAACLYKAGREDGRWLTQSDVADVANVSVVTVRTHRDALDELAV, translated from the coding sequence ATGGCAATCAGAGACATCTACGAAACGAGCTTCGACGAGGACGGTCAGACGGAGTCGAACCCTAACCAGTGCCCCGAATGCGACGGGCGGGTCACTACCAACGCAGTCGAAACCATCTGCGAGGAGTGTGGGCTCGTCATCGATGACCAGCGGATCGACCACGGGCCAGAGTGGCGAGCGTTCGACGAAGATGAGCGCGAGCGCACAGGCGCTCCGTTGACGGCAGCGCGGCACGATCGTGGGTTGTCGACGGAGATCGGCCACGGGACCGATGCAAACGGGAACAGCCTCTCCGAGCAGAAGCGACGCCGGCTGTTCCGGATGCGCCGTGAACAGACGCGTGGGCGGTTTCAGTCGAAAGCCGAACGCAACCTTGCACACGGACTCAGTGAAGTCCGCCGGATCAGTAGTACGCTCGAACTATCCGAGACGATCCGTGACCAGGCCTGCCAGCTCTTCCGGAGTGCCCAGAACGAGGACCTCCTGCAGGGCCGCTCAATCGAGGCGATGGCCGCCGCGAGTGTCTACGGAGCGTGTCGGTGTAACGGGCGGCCGCGAACGCTCAACGACATCACCGAGTCGGCGCGCGTCGAGCAATCGCGGGTGACGAACGCATACACGACGCTGAATACGGAACTTGGCCTGCCGGCCCAACCCGTGACGCCCAGTGCGTTCGTTCCGCGGTTGGCCTCGGAGCTTGACGTCTCCGATCAGATCCGGCAGCGGGCTCGGCAGCTGGCGGAAGCATCCGAATCGACCGGAGCAACCACGGGGGTTCGACCATCCGGATTCGCCGCAGCCTGTCTGTACAAGGCCGGGCGCGAAGACGGACGGTGGCTTACCCAGTCGGACGTCGCCGACGTTGCGAACGTCTCGGTGGTCACCGTGCGAACCCACCGCGACGCGCTGGACGAACTGGCTGTCTAA
- a CDS encoding DNA-binding protein codes for MSSKNVFGNEVSVDEQAFEKHDDVEIDEDGFEVVDETPEFRATVDMEVQAKVDSNHPDARVEEGPDHMFGKTLEQEERIKAREAELEHISAQAELSQQEGRAKRTRDIAAKRSAERRVKFQKRAASVNPMADPERDDPRAELTQEQLAAVNKQSMRLAEKLDGWSRAAIGRRLGEAVVGGKDLTSAVVGVFEELQTAPGTVIPIGKLEDVNRKEVSIEGRVEVLWDADSPAIAQVGLIADDSGKTKVTIWEKSDAPWIEEGEQVRIHKVARNWYEGRVSLAVTGWSTIMFPERGRWWE; via the coding sequence ATGTCGAGTAAGAACGTCTTCGGTAATGAGGTTTCGGTCGATGAACAGGCTTTCGAGAAACACGATGACGTCGAGATCGACGAGGACGGCTTCGAAGTCGTCGACGAGACCCCGGAGTTCCGGGCGACGGTCGACATGGAAGTCCAGGCCAAAGTCGATTCCAACCACCCAGACGCGCGCGTCGAGGAAGGCCCGGATCACATGTTCGGGAAGACCCTCGAACAGGAAGAGCGCATCAAGGCACGAGAGGCCGAGTTGGAACACATCAGTGCCCAGGCAGAACTCAGTCAGCAGGAGGGGCGTGCGAAGCGGACGCGAGACATCGCAGCGAAGCGAAGCGCTGAGCGGCGTGTGAAGTTCCAGAAGCGGGCAGCGAGCGTGAATCCGATGGCTGACCCGGAGCGAGACGATCCTCGTGCAGAGCTCACGCAGGAGCAGTTGGCGGCGGTGAACAAGCAGTCGATGCGACTGGCGGAGAAGCTGGATGGCTGGTCGCGAGCAGCGATTGGCCGGCGGTTGGGTGAAGCCGTCGTCGGTGGGAAAGACCTAACGAGTGCAGTCGTCGGGGTGTTCGAGGAGTTGCAGACGGCGCCTGGGACGGTGATCCCCATTGGGAAGCTCGAGGACGTCAATCGCAAAGAGGTGAGCATCGAGGGTCGAGTGGAAGTACTCTGGGATGCGGACTCGCCGGCCATCGCTCAAGTCGGGCTGATCGCAGACGACAGTGGAAAAACGAAGGTGACGATCTGGGAGAAATCAGATGCGCCGTGGATTGAAGAGGGCGAGCAGGTGCGTATTCACAAGGTAGCCCGGAACTGGTACGAGGGGCGCGTCTCACTGGCTGTCACTGGGTGGAGCACCATTATGTTCCCTGAGCGCGGTCGGTGGTGGGAATAG
- a CDS encoding PIN domain-containing protein produces the protein MSRLIADASALVSLAIVTDDGPDPLALCLSRYEVVVPTAVIDELQEIASYDDVHGHAASAVLDQTESFTTQSVDLDAEFPLDDGENAAVTLANNLNAALFLCDEFNQLGLIHASLADTRLVTTPTLLSILVRTEHLSAADARLLLDAISDARSWGANSYVQRARSLLEGT, from the coding sequence ATGTCGCGGCTTATCGCAGACGCCTCCGCCCTCGTGAGTCTCGCCATCGTTACTGACGACGGCCCCGATCCACTCGCACTCTGTCTCTCCCGGTACGAGGTCGTCGTCCCAACAGCGGTCATCGATGAACTCCAAGAGATCGCCTCCTACGATGACGTCCATGGACACGCCGCGTCCGCCGTCCTCGACCAAACGGAGTCATTCACGACACAGTCGGTGGACCTCGATGCCGAGTTCCCCCTCGATGACGGTGAAAACGCGGCGGTCACGCTCGCGAATAATCTCAATGCTGCGCTCTTCCTCTGTGACGAGTTCAACCAACTTGGCTTGATCCACGCCTCACTCGCTGATACCCGACTCGTCACGACACCGACGCTACTCTCAATTCTCGTTCGAACTGAACACCTATCAGCTGCTGATGCACGGTTGCTCCTCGATGCGATCAGTGACGCCCGTAGCTGGGGCGCGAACAGTTACGTGCAGCGAGCTCGCTCGTTGCTCGAGGGGACCTAA
- a CDS encoding DUF7558 family protein, with translation MQQTLSGCAFCDSPPGAEMGEAHTWGKDERVTHPICVDCATQTGSDPDECDHHACDGCGLVVDALAALTRFRAELGHLEGPLQLCARCSPGGLATYWTRDLTEHLVAE, from the coding sequence ATGCAACAGACGCTTTCTGGGTGTGCGTTCTGCGATTCACCGCCCGGTGCAGAGATGGGCGAGGCGCATACGTGGGGGAAAGACGAACGGGTGACGCACCCAATCTGTGTCGACTGCGCCACCCAGACGGGGTCGGATCCCGACGAGTGCGACCACCACGCCTGCGACGGGTGCGGACTGGTCGTCGACGCCCTCGCGGCACTTACCCGGTTCCGCGCCGAACTCGGCCATCTCGAGGGGCCGCTCCAACTGTGTGCTCGCTGTAGCCCTGGTGGGCTCGCGACGTACTGGACGCGTGACCTCACGGAGCACCTCGTGGCCGAGTGA
- a CDS encoding DUF7342 family protein yields the protein MSETDATDGPPPFEDAFSSDDVEQRIYGTILQTREPTTASAIADSADCDPKTARKYLGWFDDLGIVTRHDGHPATYERNDAYFEWRRINQLAADHSVEDLQDRVRELTTRITEYEATYDAASPAAVDAVDAAEASDERTIDDVYSDLADWATAREERDRYERARQQRTGGEREQASG from the coding sequence ATGTCCGAAACAGACGCCACCGATGGGCCGCCCCCCTTCGAGGACGCGTTCAGCAGCGATGACGTCGAACAACGCATCTACGGTACTATCCTGCAGACCCGCGAGCCGACGACGGCGAGCGCGATCGCCGACAGCGCTGACTGTGACCCCAAGACCGCCCGGAAATACCTCGGCTGGTTCGACGATTTGGGAATCGTCACCCGGCACGATGGCCATCCGGCCACCTACGAACGGAATGACGCGTATTTTGAGTGGCGACGCATCAACCAGCTCGCAGCCGACCACTCCGTCGAGGACCTGCAGGATCGCGTTCGTGAGCTGACGACGCGCATCACCGAGTATGAAGCGACGTACGACGCCGCGTCACCGGCCGCAGTCGACGCCGTCGACGCCGCGGAGGCCAGCGACGAGCGGACCATCGACGACGTGTACAGCGACCTCGCCGACTGGGCGACCGCCCGCGAGGAGCGTGACCGCTACGAACGCGCGCGCCAGCAACGCACGGGTGGCGAGCGCGAACAGGCGTCCGGGTAG
- a CDS encoding primase-associated protein yields the protein MSQSTPVEDERAAYRVATLPLEYGKTRINQLFTRGYNRYIVDGEDQPEDLLNDLERFGTAAFKEDIRTNAAEEPFVDEPGTLAVLATLSAICVKAHPKFEHAPPRKVQVLYNIRELYVNNLASLLREFGDGTLQQDIAEVLYEKDPGEDGPHPGRVCTGIKEMPEFGEGLYLEIPMAAASRDCLVHADTETGEAGELLTHVKDNRLYVPVGDFDTKYREYARRAFKKLLRVQEENLSEDQLTWLTTNESAITERIDRFIETGHHERIWRDWNPGERTIRVLRDAIRDAPDEVTTLGNFYSAKELFEAVEACDPEADWKRDVCNRISSPRSLGNLLASQRDHRSLTIRQHENTNRYRIQESTRGVQPLTVESIEDLFELPCMANMAERLHEKKPVRKDLYNFARMVMWLPQYQDSDLETIVTDLKDVFSRWPWYDDQVTDYQIHYEFSNTIGGDTPLPMNCDNDDMQRYCIGQDECPYSIWGSLPFPDEMYDRLSETEGKGNEF from the coding sequence ATGAGTCAGTCGACGCCTGTCGAGGACGAGCGTGCCGCCTATCGCGTTGCGACGCTCCCGCTCGAATACGGCAAGACCCGCATCAACCAACTGTTCACGCGGGGCTACAATCGATACATCGTCGACGGTGAAGACCAACCAGAAGACCTGTTGAACGACCTCGAACGGTTCGGGACGGCGGCGTTCAAAGAAGACATCAGGACAAACGCGGCGGAGGAACCGTTCGTCGACGAACCGGGAACACTCGCCGTCCTCGCGACGTTGAGCGCGATCTGCGTCAAGGCACACCCGAAGTTCGAACACGCTCCGCCGCGAAAGGTGCAAGTCCTCTACAATATTCGGGAGTTGTACGTCAACAATCTCGCTTCCCTCCTTCGAGAATTCGGTGATGGGACTCTCCAACAGGATATCGCAGAGGTACTGTACGAGAAAGATCCCGGAGAGGACGGTCCGCACCCCGGCCGCGTTTGTACAGGGATCAAGGAGATGCCGGAGTTCGGTGAGGGGTTGTATCTCGAAATCCCAATGGCTGCGGCATCGAGAGATTGCCTCGTCCACGCCGACACCGAGACAGGAGAGGCCGGAGAACTGCTCACTCACGTTAAGGACAACCGTCTCTACGTGCCGGTCGGCGATTTCGATACGAAGTATCGCGAGTATGCCAGACGCGCGTTCAAGAAGCTCCTGCGAGTTCAGGAGGAGAACCTCTCCGAAGACCAGCTGACGTGGCTAACGACGAATGAGTCGGCCATCACAGAGCGCATCGACCGCTTCATCGAGACGGGACACCACGAACGAATCTGGCGAGACTGGAACCCCGGTGAACGGACCATCCGTGTGCTTCGGGATGCGATTCGAGACGCTCCAGACGAAGTCACTACGCTGGGGAATTTTTACTCAGCGAAGGAGCTGTTTGAAGCTGTGGAGGCGTGCGATCCGGAAGCAGACTGGAAGCGAGACGTGTGTAATCGCATCTCGAGTCCACGGAGTCTCGGGAATCTTCTCGCATCCCAGCGCGACCACCGGAGCCTGACCATTCGGCAGCACGAAAATACGAACCGCTATCGGATTCAGGAATCTACGCGTGGCGTCCAGCCCCTCACCGTCGAATCAATCGAGGACCTGTTTGAACTCCCCTGCATGGCGAATATGGCCGAACGCCTCCACGAGAAGAAACCAGTCCGAAAGGACCTGTACAACTTCGCCCGAATGGTGATGTGGCTGCCACAGTATCAGGACAGCGACCTCGAGACCATTGTCACAGATCTCAAGGACGTCTTCTCGCGGTGGCCGTGGTACGACGACCAGGTCACCGACTACCAGATTCACTACGAGTTCTCGAACACGATTGGAGGCGACACCCCGCTTCCGATGAACTGCGACAACGACGATATGCAGCGGTACTGCATCGGACAGGATGAGTGTCCATACTCGATCTGGGGAAGTCTCCCCTTCCCGGATGAGATGTACGATCGACTAAGTGAAACCGAGGGTAAGGGAAACGAGTTCTAA
- a CDS encoding bifunctional DNA primase/polymerase encodes MSWRQATREEIYRYYTEEFPSYIDEFPSFITAKGPKQYALAFREPHPVRKDGVPDKDFIRRDTWQTNTSGERTSAAFHDFDDVLEFIRHPARNDPLGRSDFALADPDLLDKPDPHHDAVYYALDHWERPWVLLVDIDAKTIARERATRTVSNGDVSGDSEELLDAVEVLEADPVGYPYSFADIERAIEYGFEVRDIFEDDFNAEETMVVYSGQGVHVYLLDTDPAHRYDAKSREVLNDLLQDTYDIPIDPVVTADRRRVARLPYSLHADVCSIVTPIESPSFDVRSATPEVIQS; translated from the coding sequence ATGAGTTGGCGCCAAGCTACGCGCGAGGAGATTTACAGGTACTACACGGAGGAGTTCCCCTCGTACATCGACGAATTCCCGTCGTTCATCACCGCGAAGGGACCAAAGCAGTACGCGCTCGCGTTTCGAGAACCCCACCCGGTACGGAAAGACGGAGTCCCAGACAAGGACTTCATCCGACGAGACACCTGGCAGACGAACACCTCCGGAGAGCGGACCTCAGCAGCGTTCCACGACTTCGACGATGTCCTCGAGTTCATCCGCCACCCAGCACGGAATGACCCGCTCGGACGGAGTGACTTCGCGCTCGCCGATCCCGACCTGCTTGACAAACCAGATCCACATCACGATGCAGTGTACTACGCCCTCGATCATTGGGAACGGCCGTGGGTGCTCCTCGTCGATATCGACGCGAAAACGATAGCCCGAGAGCGAGCAACTCGAACGGTATCCAACGGAGATGTTTCGGGGGACAGCGAGGAGCTGCTCGATGCTGTGGAAGTTCTCGAAGCGGACCCAGTAGGCTACCCGTATTCTTTCGCGGATATCGAACGGGCCATTGAGTACGGTTTCGAGGTGCGAGATATTTTCGAGGACGACTTCAACGCCGAGGAGACGATGGTGGTGTATAGCGGCCAGGGCGTTCACGTCTATCTCCTCGATACCGACCCTGCTCATCGATATGACGCCAAAAGTCGAGAGGTGCTGAACGACCTTCTGCAAGACACCTATGATATTCCCATCGACCCAGTGGTTACCGCCGACCGTCGTCGAGTCGCTCGGCTCCCCTACTCGTTGCACGCTGACGTCTGCAGTATCGTCACGCCGATAGAGAGCCCGAGCTTCGACGTTCGGTCTGCAACACCGGAGGTCATCCAGTCATGA